The genomic stretch CTCCACGTCCTTCAGGGCCAGGTAGGCCCGGTTGAGCTTCTCGTTCTGGAGGGCTTCCTGCAGGGTCAGGTCCTGCTCCTGCCGGAACCGGTTGGAGAGGTAGTTGGTGTTGTAGCCGAACTTCTCGGCCACCGTCTGGACGGTCAGGGCCCGGAGTTCCTTGAGGGAGCAGGAGGCGAGAAAGAGTTTCACCGTTTCCGACAGGCTCCGGCTCTTCCGTTCCTCCTCGTACGTCTTCAGGAAGCCGCCCACCCCCTGGACGAAGGCGGCCGCCTTCCGCACGGGGTCGGTCTCCCCGCTGTACGTTTCCATGAGGGCGAGCTGGCGGCGGATGATCCGGTCGCTGTCGTTCACGTAGAGGACGGCCAGGATGCCGTAGAGGGTGGCCGCGAAACGGGCGTTCATCTCCTTGAGGTCCCCGGCCAGGTCGTCCGCCACGACGTCCGCGTGGGAGCGCAGGACCTCCAGGAAGGCGATCAGCCCCCTGGCCTGGTACATTTTCAGCAGCTCCCGCGCGGTTTCCACCGTGGTGGTGAAGGTGCCCGACATGCTCCCGCTCCGGACCGATCGATTCTCCCCCTCTCCTTCCGATTGTCCCCCCGGGCGAATGTTGCAAGGATATCCGACCGCCGCGGAAGTTTCAAGGGCCAAAACACCGCGGCCCGGAGGTGAATCGGCGTTGACAGCTCGTCGAGCGTAAATTATACTTAGAATAATCGCTCTCCGCGCACGCTTCGAGTCTCGGGTCTTCGCGGGGTAGGGGAGTCGTCGGTGGCGGCAGGTCCCGGGGAGCGGGGGGACGGATGATGACCGCTGTCCGGGGATCGAGATGAACGACCGTTCGAAAAGGCTCCCCTTGCCCGTGGATGCGTTGCGGACCCTCCTGGAGAAGCTCTCGGAGGGGGTCTTGCACGTCGACAACGACGACCGCATCCTCTACGCCAACCCCGCCATCTGCCGGATGCTGGGGTACGAGGAACACGAACTCGTCGGGCGCATCGGGATCCAGACCATCATCCACCCCGAGGACCGGTCCCTGATCCTCGAGAAGAACCTCTCCCGAACGCGGGAACGCTCCGACGAGTACGAAGTCCGGATGTTGAGCCGGGCCGGCGAGGTCGTCTGGGTCGAGATCAACGGGTACCCCGTACGGGACGGCCGGGGCCGCGTCATCGGCTCCGTGGGCGTCATCCACGACATCAGCGAGCGCCGGCAGGCCCGGGACGCCCTCCTGCTCAGCCAGCAGCGCCAGTTCCTGATCCTGAAGACCCTCCCGGTGTGCTTCTACACCGTCCGGCCCACCCCCGACCTCCCCACCACCTGGGTCAGCGAGCAGGTGGAGGCGCTGACCGGCTACCCGCCGTCCGCCTTCACAAGCTCCTCCACCTTCTGGACCCGCAACCTGCACCCGGAGGACCGCGACCACGCGCTGAAGGCGTACGAGGCCATCTTCCGGACCGGCAAGGTCAACCTCGAGTACCGGTGGAAGTGCGCCGACGGGACGTACCGGTGGTTCTTGGACACCGGGGTCCTCTCCGAGAGCGACCGGGGCGTTGCAAAGGAACTGATCGGCTTCTGGCTCGACATCACCGCGCGGAAACAGGCGGAGGAAACCCTGCGGCAGGAGAGCGCCTTCCGCCAGTCCGTCATCGCCCGGGCCGTCGAGGGCCTCTGCGTCTGCCACCCGGTCGTCACCTCCCCCTTCGTGAACTTCACCGTCTGGAACGACCGCATGACGGAGATCACCGGCTACACCGCCGAGGAGATCAACCGGTTGGGCTGGTACCAGGCCCTCTACCCCGACCCCGAGGTCCGGGCCCGCGCCGAGGACCGGATGGCCCGCATGCGGCTCGGCGAGGACCTCCAGAACGAGGAGTGGGTCATCGCCCACAAGGACGGTTCCCGGCGGACGATCACCATCTCCACCTCCCTGCTCAACGGCAAGGACAACGACTTCCACGTCCTCGCCATGATCCAGGACGTCACGGGGCGGAAACGGGCGGAGGCGGAACGGATCGACATGGAACGTCAGTTGCTTTACACCCAGAAGCTGGAGAGCCTCGGCATCCTCGCCGGCGGGATCGCCCACGACTTCAACAACCTGCTCACCGCCATCCTGGGCAACATGGACTACGCCCTGCTCACGATCCCCGCCGGGACCAAGGCCCGGGGCAGCATCGAGGCGGCCATGAAGGCCTCCCAGCGCGCCGCCGACCTGACGCGGCAGATGCTGACCTTTTCCGGGCACGGCCACTTCCAGATCGGGGACACCGACCTGAACCGGTTGGTGGAGGAGAACACCCACCTGCTCCGGGCCTCCATCGCCAAGGCGGTGACCCTCGACCACCGCCCGGCGAGGGAACTTCCCCCGATCCGGGCGGATGTCGGCCAGGTCCAGCAGGTGCTGATGAACCTCGTGGTCAACGCCTCCGAGGCCATCGGCGAACGGCCCGGCAACATCACGCTGACCACCGGCGCCCGCCTTTTCACCCCCCCGGAACTCGAGGGCAGCCGGACGTCGGCGAAGCCCCCCGCGGGCCCGTTCGTGTTCATGGAAGTGAAGGACAACGGCTGCGGGATGGACGCGCCGACCCTCTCCCGCCTCTTCGAGCCTTTCTTCACTACCCGGTTCCAGGGTCGCGGCCTGGGGATGTCGGCGGTCCTGGGGATCGTCCAGGCCCACAGCGGGGCCATCTTCGTCGACAGTGCCCCGGGGAGGGGAACCACCGTGTGCGTGGCGTTCCCCGCACTGGAGGCGGAATCCCCGGCGACCCCCGGGGCCGCCCGGGCGATCGAGCCGGCCTCGGACCCGGTCTTCGCCGGGACCATCCTCCTGGTGGACGACGAGGAGATCGTCCGGGACTGCTGCGCCCAGTCGCTGCGGCACCTCGGCTTCACGGTCCTGGAAGCCGTGGACGGGCTGGAGGCGGTGGAGATCTTCCGCGGGCACGCGGAGGAGATCGCCTGCGTCCTCCTCGACCTCACCATGCCCCGGATGAACGGGGCGGCGGCCTTCCAGGAGATGCGGCGGATCAAGCCCGCCGTGAAGGTCCTGCTCTCCAGCGGCTACGACGAGCGCACCGCCTCGCGGAAGTTCAGGGAAAAGGACCTGGCCGGCTTCATCCAGAAACCCTACCACATCCAGGAACTCCAGGAGAAACTCTGGAAAGTGCTCAACCGCCGCGACGCGCCGGAAGCGGAGTGAAAGGGGACCCCTACACGGCCGATCGCGAAGGAACCACGCAATACACGGACGGGCTTCCGGAACGTTCAGCACTCCGCACATTCTCGGCAGGCGACTGGGAACGACAACATGCCGGCAAGAGCAACCGCGGAATCGCCTGCAACCTGAACGTGTTGCGATGGCGACAGCGACGGCGGAGGCGATTGCGATGGCGACAGCGATTGCGATACCGATACCGATACCGAAGCCGATGCCGATGGGAATACCATCGGACCTACAGCCTGACAGCCTTCAGCCTAACAGCCTTCCGCTGATCAGGGCCGGCGGGCACCGGCGACGGCGAGGTGGCGTTCGAAGACCATGGCGCAGAGGGCCTCCAGCATGGGCCGCACGCCCTTCCCGATGCTGGCGATGGCCCGGAAGTCCGGCCGGCGGCGACCGGGGTTGAGGGCGGCCCGCAGATCCTCGAGGGGGACCGCGTCCGGCAGGTCCCGCTTGTTGTAGACGAACACCAGGGGGATCTCGTCGTAGCGCATGCCCCACGCGGCCAGGGCCTGCTTGAGGTTCTCGAGGGCCTCCACGTTGGCGGGGGCC from Acidobacteriota bacterium encodes the following:
- a CDS encoding helix-turn-helix transcriptional regulator; this encodes MSGTFTTTVETARELLKMYQARGLIAFLEVLRSHADVVADDLAGDLKEMNARFAATLYGILAVLYVNDSDRIIRRQLALMETYSGETDPVRKAAAFVQGVGGFLKTYEEERKSRSLSETVKLFLASCSLKELRALTVQTVAEKFGYNTNYLSNRFRQEQDLTLQEALQNEKLNRAYLALKDVEARLTVKELSWNLGFIDAAYFSQLFKTRFGLLPTQVRQCG
- a CDS encoding PAS domain S-box protein, whose amino-acid sequence is MNDRSKRLPLPVDALRTLLEKLSEGVLHVDNDDRILYANPAICRMLGYEEHELVGRIGIQTIIHPEDRSLILEKNLSRTRERSDEYEVRMLSRAGEVVWVEINGYPVRDGRGRVIGSVGVIHDISERRQARDALLLSQQRQFLILKTLPVCFYTVRPTPDLPTTWVSEQVEALTGYPPSAFTSSSTFWTRNLHPEDRDHALKAYEAIFRTGKVNLEYRWKCADGTYRWFLDTGVLSESDRGVAKELIGFWLDITARKQAEETLRQESAFRQSVIARAVEGLCVCHPVVTSPFVNFTVWNDRMTEITGYTAEEINRLGWYQALYPDPEVRARAEDRMARMRLGEDLQNEEWVIAHKDGSRRTITISTSLLNGKDNDFHVLAMIQDVTGRKRAEAERIDMERQLLYTQKLESLGILAGGIAHDFNNLLTAILGNMDYALLTIPAGTKARGSIEAAMKASQRAADLTRQMLTFSGHGHFQIGDTDLNRLVEENTHLLRASIAKAVTLDHRPARELPPIRADVGQVQQVLMNLVVNASEAIGERPGNITLTTGARLFTPPELEGSRTSAKPPAGPFVFMEVKDNGCGMDAPTLSRLFEPFFTTRFQGRGLGMSAVLGIVQAHSGAIFVDSAPGRGTTVCVAFPALEAESPATPGAARAIEPASDPVFAGTILLVDDEEIVRDCCAQSLRHLGFTVLEAVDGLEAVEIFRGHAEEIACVLLDLTMPRMNGAAAFQEMRRIKPAVKVLLSSGYDERTASRKFREKDLAGFIQKPYHIQELQEKLWKVLNRRDAPEAE